Proteins found in one Chondrinema litorale genomic segment:
- a CDS encoding PKD domain-containing protein produces MKYILLIMIFSCPYISMSQRKSPLNQDKVLLASSNEFILDDLGEEELAREETTIVCIIGTGTFTKVTTATYRYFVEDEFAIDNSLVNLVATDKELVIMPSVVGKFSIKENYIKYVTAINGCFNTTSTEIDGEYEVGEFDVTILEMNSQISTETPLLIYQEGSELNLENFYELTDEEGRKKVKYFVKGEEKSEKLDPTTLVSGENDLLIDGQFDNESKQISYNLNIINPELTQEVINICDLEVSALDLREFFTFSNIEGLEYEFSGPGVNGDQILLTSENLEIGNNEVVIKISGFFNGGEKILRLNINNDVQEVFAGIDQQVCVGDILTLTGEQPAGGVWSSEYLIIEDNNQINTSSIQPGTYTVDYNFTDRNCSNSATKTIIVNPKPTIEAGEDLNWCGSGQVTLQGFSPTGGKWSSNSNQIIINENLAIIGEVDFEGNLSKDFILTYQYSNELGCENTDTRVLKLYDDPVIPELTYTNICGTGQTTITIENFNSAFRYDWYENNQKLVGVNGSNYTTGILQENKQFQVIAFNPLLPECQSMGKIDVQLTPPPSLPYSDDQVICEAQIVVLSANHPSAVTHFNWYDMNGNLLNEESGLGDTYETKTVITQDASYFVSAVINGCESEKKEVKIYKNNLPENPLVVANEVCGAGEVKIQVISDNGDDFRWYTTDSGGDIIYTGKEYNIYLTQTTDFYVAAVNNRDITGLGSFSCESERVKVTAKILEIPSAPKGIEYSTCGLEYVELEAIGGLGDNYYWYNINGTKVAEGNVFKLGQVSKNETYYYSTYSIDGCESDKSEIKITYNEPPSLPSVKDLEKCGEGEIEISPVGKENAVFRFYTESDRDNYIYEGVSYSPFISGYTRFFISQVIDGCEGLQQSIEITFNSLPSPPIVENYSYCGISTISLLANGGQTGSTYNWYESLEAEIPFYSGSKLTENDVSTSRNYFVSTVSSQGCESERVKVIVNINEVPEAPETIEGYICSGSGKTTLTVVSNPNYTYEWYASSMQLLFVGTIYQTPLLNNTTTYQVKAISPEGCESEFATVSAVVIDDEPIDIGGNISLCKWGANYNLNQDVNLKGGVFSGAGVFNDSLFTPDVLDEGSYEIQYTYYKGDCKAYGSRLITINEGIGEHNIDLGNEVIIICENGFPVDLNEYSPYENGTWTGEGIINNILDPTQLNTGTYSLSYSVEINGCIYEDQKQIEISTSNAETPRISKSNIEACQGELIEVYATVNGNNTTYHWYNEDTKELLGDGLELEFIAKQNFILSCRGVDYKGCESAPILSIVEIYDFPDSIISSKSQVNTGEYVEFDLFDPNEESNRYNWSFGDGQESSLKSPAIFYYTEGKYEVSLIISNSSNDCIDTLSKSIIVGASTIADTIITSLINSPQNNQAIVSPNPFKNELRVETEEKNIDIKIYDLLGRQHLKSYFFRREGNVIFINTSTLSTGVYIIRVNSWNLKMMKL; encoded by the coding sequence ATGAAATACATTTTATTGATCATGATATTTTCATGTCCTTATATATCTATGTCTCAACGAAAGTCTCCTTTAAACCAAGACAAGGTTTTACTCGCTAGTAGTAACGAATTCATCTTAGATGATTTAGGAGAGGAAGAATTGGCTCGTGAAGAGACAACAATTGTATGTATTATTGGTACTGGTACATTCACAAAAGTTACAACAGCTACTTATAGATATTTTGTTGAAGATGAATTTGCAATAGATAATAGTTTAGTAAATCTTGTAGCAACAGATAAAGAACTTGTTATAATGCCAAGTGTTGTTGGAAAATTTTCAATTAAAGAGAATTACATAAAATATGTAACAGCAATTAACGGATGTTTTAACACAACGTCAACAGAAATTGATGGTGAATATGAGGTAGGAGAATTCGATGTAACTATTCTTGAAATGAATTCTCAAATAAGTACTGAAACTCCATTATTAATATATCAAGAAGGGAGTGAGCTTAATCTAGAAAACTTTTATGAATTAACTGATGAAGAAGGAAGAAAAAAAGTAAAGTATTTTGTAAAAGGAGAAGAAAAATCAGAAAAACTTGACCCAACAACATTGGTAAGTGGTGAAAATGATCTTTTAATAGATGGGCAGTTTGATAATGAATCTAAGCAAATAAGTTATAATCTTAACATCATTAATCCAGAGTTAACTCAAGAGGTAATAAATATTTGTGACCTAGAAGTATCAGCATTAGACCTGAGAGAATTCTTTACTTTTTCAAATATTGAAGGATTGGAATACGAATTCTCGGGCCCAGGTGTTAATGGAGATCAAATACTATTGACTAGTGAAAATCTAGAAATAGGAAATAATGAAGTAGTTATAAAGATTTCAGGTTTTTTTAACGGTGGTGAGAAAATTTTAAGATTGAACATTAATAATGATGTGCAAGAAGTATTTGCAGGGATTGATCAACAAGTTTGTGTAGGAGATATTTTAACATTAACAGGAGAACAACCTGCAGGAGGAGTTTGGAGTTCTGAGTATTTAATTATTGAAGATAATAATCAAATAAATACATCAAGTATACAACCAGGAACATATACTGTTGATTATAATTTTACAGATAGAAATTGTTCTAATTCTGCTACTAAAACGATCATTGTAAATCCTAAACCTACCATAGAAGCTGGTGAAGATTTGAATTGGTGTGGAAGTGGACAGGTAACCTTACAAGGTTTTTCTCCTACTGGAGGTAAATGGTCATCAAATAGTAATCAGATAATAATTAATGAAAATCTAGCAATTATTGGAGAAGTAGATTTTGAAGGTAATTTATCTAAAGATTTCATATTAACATATCAATACTCAAATGAATTAGGGTGTGAAAATACTGATACTAGAGTATTAAAATTATATGATGATCCTGTTATACCAGAGCTTACATACACCAACATTTGTGGGACTGGACAAACAACTATTACAATAGAGAATTTCAACTCTGCATTTCGATACGATTGGTATGAAAATAACCAGAAACTAGTTGGAGTAAATGGTAGTAATTATACAACAGGTATTTTACAAGAGAATAAGCAGTTTCAGGTAATAGCTTTTAATCCACTTTTGCCAGAATGTCAAAGTATGGGTAAAATTGATGTACAATTAACTCCGCCACCTAGTTTACCATATTCAGATGATCAAGTAATTTGTGAAGCTCAAATAGTAGTTTTATCAGCAAATCACCCTAGTGCTGTTACTCATTTTAATTGGTATGATATGAATGGTAATCTATTAAATGAAGAGTCAGGTTTAGGTGATACATACGAAACAAAAACAGTAATCACTCAAGATGCAAGTTATTTTGTTTCAGCTGTAATTAATGGTTGTGAAAGTGAGAAGAAAGAAGTAAAGATTTATAAAAACAATTTACCAGAAAATCCTTTAGTTGTAGCTAATGAAGTTTGTGGTGCTGGTGAAGTTAAAATACAAGTTATTAGTGATAATGGAGATGATTTTAGATGGTATACTACAGATTCAGGTGGAGATATAATATATACTGGAAAAGAATATAATATTTACTTAACTCAAACAACGGACTTCTATGTGGCAGCTGTGAATAATAGAGATATCACAGGTTTGGGTAGTTTCAGTTGTGAAAGCGAAAGAGTAAAAGTAACAGCAAAAATATTAGAAATTCCAAGTGCACCTAAAGGAATTGAATATAGTACATGTGGTTTGGAATATGTTGAACTAGAAGCTATAGGTGGCTTGGGTGATAATTATTATTGGTACAATATAAATGGGACTAAGGTTGCTGAAGGGAACGTATTTAAATTGGGTCAAGTAAGTAAAAATGAAACTTATTATTATTCAACATATAGTATAGATGGTTGTGAAAGTGATAAAAGCGAGATCAAAATTACTTATAATGAACCTCCAAGTTTGCCATCAGTGAAAGATTTAGAAAAATGTGGTGAAGGTGAAATCGAAATTTCTCCAGTTGGAAAAGAAAATGCTGTATTTAGGTTCTATACTGAAAGTGATAGAGATAATTATATTTATGAAGGTGTATCTTATTCTCCTTTTATTTCGGGATATACTAGGTTTTTTATCAGCCAAGTAATTGATGGTTGTGAAGGACTACAACAATCTATTGAAATAACATTTAATTCATTACCCAGTCCTCCTATTGTAGAGAATTATAGTTACTGTGGAATAAGCACGATAAGCTTGTTGGCAAATGGTGGCCAAACAGGTAGTACTTACAATTGGTATGAAAGTTTAGAAGCGGAAATACCTTTTTATTCTGGCAGTAAGTTAACTGAAAACGATGTTTCGACATCAAGAAATTATTTCGTTTCCACTGTATCGAGCCAAGGTTGTGAGAGTGAAAGAGTAAAAGTAATAGTTAATATTAATGAAGTGCCAGAAGCACCAGAAACGATTGAAGGCTATATTTGTAGTGGTTCAGGTAAAACCACATTAACGGTTGTAAGTAACCCCAATTATACTTATGAATGGTATGCATCCTCAATGCAATTATTATTTGTTGGTACTATCTATCAAACTCCCTTATTAAATAATACTACTACTTATCAAGTTAAAGCGATTTCTCCAGAAGGTTGTGAAAGTGAATTTGCAACAGTAAGTGCTGTAGTTATAGATGATGAACCAATAGATATTGGAGGTAATATTTCACTTTGCAAATGGGGTGCTAATTATAATCTAAATCAAGATGTAAACTTAAAGGGTGGAGTTTTTTCAGGTGCGGGTGTATTTAACGATTCGTTATTCACACCTGATGTTCTGGATGAGGGTTCATATGAAATACAGTATACCTACTATAAGGGTGATTGTAAAGCTTATGGTAGTAGATTAATTACTATAAATGAGGGAATAGGTGAGCATAATATTGATTTAGGTAATGAAGTAATCATTATTTGTGAGAATGGTTTCCCTGTTGATTTGAATGAATATTCTCCTTATGAAAATGGAACTTGGACGGGTGAAGGTATAATTAATAATATTTTAGATCCTACTCAGCTTAATACAGGTACATATAGTTTGAGTTATTCTGTAGAAATAAATGGCTGTATTTACGAAGATCAAAAACAGATTGAAATATCGACAAGTAATGCAGAAACACCTAGGATTTCTAAATCTAATATCGAAGCATGTCAAGGTGAGTTGATAGAAGTGTATGCTACTGTAAATGGAAACAATACAACATATCATTGGTACAATGAAGATACGAAAGAATTACTTGGAGACGGATTGGAGCTGGAATTTATTGCTAAACAAAATTTCATCTTGTCTTGTAGAGGAGTAGATTATAAAGGATGCGAGTCAGCACCTATTCTATCAATTGTTGAAATTTACGATTTTCCAGATAGCATAATAAGTAGTAAGAGTCAGGTTAATACTGGTGAATATGTTGAATTTGATTTATTCGATCCTAATGAAGAAAGTAATAGATATAACTGGAGCTTTGGAGATGGACAAGAATCATCACTAAAATCGCCAGCAATATTTTACTATACTGAAGGGAAGTATGAAGTTAGTTTGATTATTTCTAATTCAAGTAATGACTGTATCGATACACTTTCGAAATCCATAATAGTTGGAGCGAGCACTATTGCTGATACTATCATAACAAGTCTAATAAATAGCCCTCAAAATAATCAAGCTATTGTATCACCAAATCCATTTAAGAATGAATTAAGAGTTGAGACTGAAGAAAAAAATATTGATATAAAGATTTATGACTTGTTAGGTAGACAACATCTTAAGTCATATTTCTTTAGACGAGAAGGCAATGTAATTTTTATTAATACTTCTACACTAAGTACTGGAGTATATATTATTAGAGTCAATTCATGGAACCTGAAAATGATGAAACTATGA